Proteins encoded by one window of Vibrio algicola:
- a CDS encoding stealth family protein, with protein MSKIDIVYTWIDGSDQAWNKKKDAYLKNCQVFNNCQSSQAGSERYTDHQELKFSLRSIAMFAPWVNHIYIITDNQKPTWLSCSSKVTVIDHKDIIPIEYLPTFNSSVIEAHIHNIKDLQEKFIYFNDDMFLGKPTFPRDFFVNNKPLVFTSSIFQRRRKRKASKDHTYNVKSINSSRDMAESSTKKYVGYGIKHGIRPLLKSRLLTISQLYSDILQPHYTEKFRLHPFSLLYLYTFHELALKNAKPKYLKNAHKKSILPLYSSFLYITDKNIHNLESIYIKNRPLVFCLNEITDNIDRISFFSDGIFSKKSEFEL; from the coding sequence ATGAGTAAAATCGATATTGTTTACACATGGATAGATGGTAGCGATCAAGCATGGAACAAAAAAAAAGATGCTTACCTAAAAAATTGTCAAGTATTTAATAACTGCCAAAGTAGTCAAGCTGGCAGTGAACGATATACCGATCATCAAGAGCTAAAGTTTTCGTTACGTTCTATAGCAATGTTTGCACCTTGGGTAAATCATATCTATATCATCACTGATAATCAAAAACCAACATGGCTGAGTTGTTCCTCAAAAGTGACAGTGATAGATCATAAAGATATTATTCCAATAGAGTATTTGCCAACATTTAACTCAAGTGTGATAGAGGCACATATACACAATATAAAAGATCTACAAGAAAAATTTATTTATTTTAATGATGATATGTTTTTAGGTAAACCTACATTTCCTAGAGATTTTTTCGTGAATAATAAACCATTGGTATTCACCTCATCAATATTCCAGAGGAGACGAAAAAGAAAAGCCTCTAAAGATCACACCTATAATGTTAAGTCGATCAATTCGAGTCGTGACATGGCTGAATCATCAACAAAAAAGTATGTTGGTTATGGCATAAAACATGGCATTCGCCCACTGCTAAAGTCTCGATTGCTAACTATATCCCAATTATATTCTGATATTTTACAGCCTCATTATACTGAAAAATTCAGATTGCATCCTTTTTCATTGTTGTACCTCTATACATTTCATGAGTTAGCTCTAAAAAATGCAAAACCAAAATACTTAAAGAATGCCCACAAAAAAAGCATACTACCTTTGTATTCGAGTTTTTTATATATCACCGACAAAAACATACATAATTTAGAATCTATCTATATAAAAAATAGACCTTTAGTTTTTTGCCTCAATGAAATAACAGATAACATCGACAGAATATCATTTTTTTCAGATGGTATATTTTCAAAAAAATCAGAGTTCGAACTATAA
- a CDS encoding CatB-related O-acetyltransferase: MTYKLSILQKTLIDLFWKRIAKPKNQQSFFIRKMSKLLLMPNSESMRYLADQHFNFSVGPQTYRFEQFFNNSSYLNLQCIGGFCSIGDNVCIVKGNHPLTFVSTHPFLYEKKHGGYIDVDIDISDNINTKKVIIENDVWIGANVTILPGVKISNGAIIATGAVVTKDVAAYAIVGGVPAKLIRYRFEPEVIESLLLSQWWSWPKEQIQQHIDLFYKLEKFTKKVGNHE; this comes from the coding sequence ATGACGTATAAGCTATCTATATTACAAAAAACTTTAATTGATTTATTTTGGAAGCGGATTGCAAAACCCAAAAACCAACAAAGCTTTTTTATACGAAAAATGTCAAAATTGTTATTAATGCCAAATTCTGAATCTATGCGTTACTTAGCAGATCAACACTTCAACTTCTCAGTTGGTCCACAAACCTATCGTTTTGAACAGTTTTTTAACAACTCATCATATTTAAATTTACAATGCATAGGGGGATTTTGCTCAATTGGGGACAACGTTTGCATTGTAAAAGGTAACCATCCCCTTACATTTGTATCAACCCATCCATTTTTATACGAAAAAAAACACGGTGGATATATTGATGTAGATATCGACATATCCGATAACATAAACACAAAAAAAGTAATTATTGAAAATGATGTATGGATAGGTGCAAATGTCACAATTCTTCCTGGCGTTAAAATTTCTAACGGCGCAATTATTGCAACTGGAGCAGTCGTTACTAAAGATGTAGCCGCATACGCTATTGTCGGTGGAGTCCCCGCAAAATTGATTCGATATAGATTTGAACCTGAAGTAATAGAATCCTTACTACTAAGTCAATGGTGGTCCTGGCCTAAAGAACAAATCCAACAGCATATCGATTTGTTTTATAAACTCGAAAAGTTTACAAAAAAGGTAGGTAATCATGAGTAA
- the waaF gene encoding lipopolysaccharide heptosyltransferase II produces the protein MKILIIGPSWVGDMVMSQSLYITLKQQHPDAIIDVLAPAWCKPILERMPEVHQAIEMPLGHGDFNFLGRRALGKELKLNDYTHAYILPNSAKSALIPWFADIPVRTGWKGEMRYGLLTDLRNNKKSFQYMVERFVALAHPKHEMQDSVSLGGLETLPRPLLHIDKTMQQETLDKFKLNQHREITGLCPGAEFGPAKQWPAEHYAVVADILISQGKQIWLFGSAKDKATTETIKNLISVENQQYVHVLAGLTSLIEAVDLLGACHTVISNDSGLMHVAAAVGCEVVGIYGSTSPKYTPPLAEKVSIVHTKIECRPCFKRECPLGHLKCLKELEPEMVIKAINNDV, from the coding sequence ATGAAAATTTTAATCATAGGACCATCATGGGTAGGTGATATGGTGATGTCTCAATCACTGTACATCACTTTAAAACAACAACATCCTGATGCAATTATTGATGTGCTTGCTCCTGCATGGTGCAAGCCAATTTTGGAGCGCATGCCCGAAGTTCATCAAGCAATAGAAATGCCTCTTGGTCATGGTGATTTTAATTTTCTTGGTCGTCGAGCGTTAGGTAAAGAGTTAAAACTTAATGATTATACTCATGCGTATATTCTCCCAAACTCTGCTAAATCAGCTCTAATTCCTTGGTTTGCCGACATTCCAGTTCGGACAGGTTGGAAAGGTGAGATGCGTTATGGGCTATTGACCGATTTACGTAATAATAAAAAATCATTCCAATACATGGTGGAGCGATTTGTTGCTCTTGCACACCCAAAGCACGAGATGCAAGACTCAGTATCGTTAGGTGGCCTAGAGACCTTACCTCGCCCACTTCTGCATATTGATAAAACGATGCAGCAAGAGACGCTTGATAAGTTCAAACTCAATCAACACAGAGAAATAACCGGCTTATGTCCTGGAGCAGAATTTGGCCCAGCTAAACAATGGCCAGCTGAGCATTATGCGGTTGTAGCCGACATATTGATTTCACAAGGTAAACAGATCTGGTTATTTGGTTCAGCTAAAGATAAAGCCACCACCGAAACCATCAAAAACTTGATATCAGTTGAAAATCAACAATATGTCCACGTACTGGCTGGCTTAACGTCTCTTATTGAAGCGGTCGACTTACTCGGGGCTTGCCATACTGTGATCAGTAATGACTCAGGCTTAATGCATGTTGCGGCGGCAGTTGGTTGTGAAGTGGTCGGTATTTATGGCTCAACATCACCTAAATATACTCCACCACTGGCAGAAAAAGTGTCGATTGTTCATACCAAGATTGAATGCAGACCATGCTTTAAACGCGAGTGCCCATTGGGTCATTTGAAGTGTTTAAAAGAGTTAGAGCCAGAGATGGTTATTAAGGCTATCAATAATGACGTATAA
- a CDS encoding acyltransferase: protein MKYFKHDTAIIDEGAQIGMDSRVWHWAHICSNAVIGQGVSLGQNVFVGNKVTIGDKCKIQNNVSVYDNVHLEEGVFCGPSMVFTNVYNPRSLVERKDEYRDTLVKKGATLGANCTVVCGIEIGEYAFIGAGTVVNKNVKPYALMVGVPAKQIGWMSEFGEKLDLPLTGNTETRCPHTGACYRLVNNDVHRIS from the coding sequence ATGAAATATTTTAAACATGATACCGCTATTATTGACGAAGGTGCGCAAATTGGCATGGATAGCCGAGTATGGCATTGGGCGCATATTTGTTCTAATGCAGTGATTGGCCAAGGTGTATCACTTGGACAAAATGTCTTTGTGGGCAATAAAGTTACCATTGGTGACAAGTGTAAAATTCAAAATAATGTCTCTGTATACGATAATGTGCATTTAGAAGAAGGCGTTTTTTGTGGTCCTAGTATGGTGTTCACCAATGTTTATAATCCTCGTTCATTAGTTGAACGTAAAGATGAATATCGAGATACCCTTGTTAAAAAAGGTGCAACATTAGGCGCCAATTGTACAGTGGTCTGTGGCATAGAAATTGGTGAATACGCATTTATTGGTGCTGGTACTGTTGTGAATAAAAATGTTAAACCCTACGCATTAATGGTTGGGGTGCCAGCTAAGCAAATTGGTTGGATGTCGGAATTTGGTGAAAAATTAGATTTACCGTTAACGGGCAATACAGAGACAAGATGTCCTCATACGGGGGCCTGTTATCGCTTGGTCAATAATGACGTTCATCGTATCTCTTAA
- a CDS encoding Gfo/Idh/MocA family protein, producing the protein MLKNDKIKIAVVGCGRISKNHFGSIEKLDSEFELVAICDNNEDVLKDHAKKYNVPGYLSIDDLLQNETLDLVTLCTPSGLHASQTLKAAQSKVNVITEKPMATKFADGLAMVKACDEANVRLFVVKQNRRNSTLQLLKRAAQEKRFGKIHMVHINVFWTRPQEYYDRAAWSGTWDMDGGAFMNQATHYVDLLHWVVGPIEKIHAMTSTHRDIDVEDTGVVNFKWRNGALGSMAITMCTYPKNMEGSITILGEKGTVRIGGVAVNDIQEWLFDEPCDYDAEIEDANYQTSSVYGFGHPPYFQNVADVLRGKAEPETDGREGLKSLELLIGIYRSARDNKEVGLPLNL; encoded by the coding sequence ATGCTAAAAAATGACAAAATTAAAATAGCGGTTGTTGGTTGCGGTCGTATATCCAAAAATCACTTTGGTTCGATTGAAAAATTAGATTCGGAATTCGAATTAGTTGCTATTTGTGATAATAATGAAGATGTACTTAAAGACCACGCAAAAAAGTATAACGTCCCTGGCTATCTATCTATAGACGATTTATTACAAAATGAAACCTTAGACTTGGTTACCTTATGTACGCCAAGCGGTCTTCATGCAAGTCAAACGTTAAAAGCAGCACAATCAAAAGTTAATGTTATAACTGAAAAGCCAATGGCAACTAAATTTGCTGATGGACTTGCAATGGTGAAAGCTTGTGATGAGGCGAATGTTCGTCTATTTGTTGTCAAACAAAACCGTCGTAATTCAACGCTTCAATTACTGAAACGTGCCGCGCAAGAAAAGCGTTTTGGTAAGATTCATATGGTACATATCAATGTGTTTTGGACTCGGCCTCAAGAATATTATGATCGAGCCGCATGGTCTGGAACATGGGATATGGATGGCGGTGCATTTATGAATCAAGCAACTCATTATGTCGACTTGCTACATTGGGTTGTTGGCCCTATCGAAAAAATACATGCCATGACATCTACTCACCGCGATATTGACGTAGAAGATACGGGTGTGGTGAACTTTAAATGGCGTAACGGTGCATTAGGTTCAATGGCGATAACGATGTGTACCTACCCTAAAAATATGGAAGGTTCAATTACCATTTTAGGTGAAAAGGGAACGGTTCGTATTGGCGGAGTTGCAGTTAATGATATTCAAGAATGGTTATTTGATGAACCTTGTGACTATGATGCAGAAATAGAAGATGCTAACTATCAAACATCTTCTGTCTACGGCTTTGGCCATCCCCCATATTTTCAAAATGTTGCCGATGTATTAAGAGGCAAAGCAGAGCCTGAGACTGATGGTCGTGAAGGCTTGAAATCATTAGAGTTATTAATTGGTATATATCGTTCTGCAAGAGATAATAAAGAAGTCGGCTTACCATTAAATTTATAA
- a CDS encoding DegT/DnrJ/EryC1/StrS family aminotransferase has product MQFIDLAAQYQHLKTKIDARIQGVLDHGKYIMGPEVQELEEALAKYVGVKHAITCANGTDALTLSMMVLDIKEGDAVFCPTFTFFATAEVIAYEGATPVFVDSNEATFNICPLDLEKRIQATIAEGRLIPKAIIAVDLFGLPANYPEIQKIADKYKLKLVEDAAQGFGGSINNKKAGSFGDIATTSFFPAKPLGCYGDGGAIFTNNDEYAELIKSYRVHGKGRDKYDNIRIGMNSRLDTIQAAILLEKLEVFPFEMVSRQNQADKYSKQLHGIVDTPIIPDGYISSWAQYTILSRDRDSFMNDYEKEKIPTMIYYKKCMHQQSVFSSLNCINNDYPVAESLAKMVISLPMHPYMNDGSIYE; this is encoded by the coding sequence ATGCAATTCATCGATCTTGCGGCTCAATATCAACATTTAAAAACCAAAATTGACGCTCGTATTCAAGGCGTATTGGATCATGGTAAATACATCATGGGCCCAGAAGTACAAGAACTTGAAGAAGCTCTGGCAAAATATGTTGGCGTAAAGCATGCGATCACTTGTGCTAATGGAACTGATGCCTTAACGCTTTCTATGATGGTGCTCGATATTAAAGAAGGGGATGCCGTTTTTTGCCCTACATTCACTTTTTTTGCGACAGCAGAAGTGATTGCTTATGAGGGAGCAACGCCGGTATTTGTGGATTCTAATGAAGCGACATTTAATATATGCCCACTCGATTTAGAAAAACGTATTCAAGCAACTATTGCCGAAGGTCGATTAATACCTAAAGCGATCATTGCCGTGGATTTATTTGGTTTACCAGCTAATTACCCTGAAATTCAAAAAATTGCCGATAAATATAAGCTAAAACTTGTAGAGGATGCCGCACAAGGTTTTGGTGGTAGTATTAATAATAAGAAAGCAGGAAGCTTTGGCGATATTGCCACAACCAGTTTCTTTCCAGCAAAGCCATTAGGTTGTTATGGTGATGGTGGTGCTATCTTTACTAATAATGATGAATATGCAGAGTTAATTAAATCGTATCGAGTACATGGTAAAGGACGTGATAAATACGATAATATTCGGATTGGTATGAACTCTAGGTTAGATACTATTCAAGCAGCAATTTTATTAGAAAAATTAGAAGTTTTTCCCTTTGAGATGGTTTCGAGACAAAATCAAGCTGATAAATACTCTAAACAATTACATGGAATTGTTGATACACCAATAATTCCTGATGGCTATATTAGTTCTTGGGCGCAATATACGATATTAAGCCGAGATCGTGATAGTTTTATGAATGATTATGAAAAAGAAAAAATACCAACAATGATATATTACAAGAAATGTATGCATCAGCAATCTGTATTTAGCTCTTTGAATTGCATTAATAATGATTATCCAGTAGCTGAATCTTTGGCTAAAATGGTAATTAGCCTTCCTATGCATCCTTACATGAATGATGGTTCGATTTATGAATAA
- the rfaD gene encoding ADP-glyceromanno-heptose 6-epimerase encodes MIIVTGGAGMIGSNIIKALNDSGLNDILVVDNLKNGRKFKNLVDLDITDYMDRDDFLTQIMAGDDFGPIEAIFHEGACSATTEWDGKFIMLNNYEYSKELLHYSLEREIPFLYASSAATYGAQDQEFIEEREYEGALNVYGYSKQQFDNYVRRLWLDAEQHGETLSQITGFRYFNVYGPREQHKGGMASVAFHLNNQLLAGENAKLFEGSNTFKRDFIYVGDVCKVNLWFLEHGVSGIFNCGTGNAETFGEVAKAVIKHHGKGVVENVPFPDHLKGAYQEYTQASLTKLRAAGCDVEFKSVADGVAEYLTKINA; translated from the coding sequence ATGATTATCGTAACTGGCGGCGCTGGCATGATTGGCAGTAACATTATTAAAGCATTAAATGATTCTGGCCTTAACGACATTTTAGTGGTCGATAATCTTAAGAATGGTCGTAAGTTCAAAAACTTAGTAGACCTAGACATTACCGACTACATGGACCGAGATGATTTTCTGACTCAAATAATGGCCGGTGACGATTTCGGGCCAATTGAAGCGATTTTCCATGAAGGGGCTTGTTCAGCAACTACTGAGTGGGATGGAAAATTCATCATGCTCAACAACTATGAATACTCTAAAGAGTTACTTCATTACAGTTTAGAGCGTGAAATCCCATTCTTGTATGCTTCTTCAGCTGCAACTTACGGTGCACAAGATCAAGAGTTTATCGAAGAACGTGAATATGAAGGTGCGTTAAATGTTTATGGCTACTCTAAACAACAATTCGATAACTACGTTCGTCGTTTATGGTTAGATGCCGAGCAGCACGGTGAAACTCTGTCGCAAATTACTGGTTTCCGTTACTTCAACGTTTATGGCCCTCGTGAACAACATAAAGGCGGCATGGCATCAGTCGCTTTCCATTTAAACAATCAATTACTAGCCGGCGAAAATGCAAAACTGTTTGAAGGCAGCAATACATTTAAACGTGATTTCATCTACGTGGGTGATGTATGCAAGGTGAATCTTTGGTTCTTAGAACACGGCGTATCTGGCATATTTAACTGTGGTACTGGTAACGCAGAAACCTTCGGTGAAGTGGCAAAAGCAGTCATTAAGCATCATGGAAAGGGTGTTGTAGAAAATGTTCCGTTCCCCGATCATCTAAAAGGCGCTTATCAAGAATACACCCAAGCAAGTTTAACTAAATTACGAGCTGCCGGTTGTGATGTTGAGTTTAAATCTGTCGCTGATGGTGTGGCTGAGTATTTAACGAAGATTAATGCTTAA
- the tviB gene encoding Vi polysaccharide biosynthesis UDP-N-acetylglucosamine C-6 dehydrogenase TviB has translation MKLESLNIGIIGLGYVGLPLAVEFGKSFPTIGFDIHKTRVQALETGIDSTLECSKEELMSAKKLTYTSELSDIQQCNFYIVTVPTPIDDNNAPDLTPLIKASESLGKVISAGDVVVFESTVYPGATEEVCIPIIEKISGLVFNQDFFAGYSPERINPGDKVNRLTTITKITSGSTAEVADFVDSVYASIVTAGTHKASSIRVAEAAKVIENTQRDLNIAIINEFAKIFNKLNIDTEEVLKAAGTKWNFLPFKPGLVGGHCISVDPYYLTHKAQEVGYRPEVILAGRRINDGMGSYVATQMVKKLASKKIHIDEAKVLVLGFTFKGDCPDVRNTKIIDAINELKSFNINIDVYDSWANPEEVKHEYGISLKSELELDSYDGVILAVDHSEFKTMGIEAVRKLGKKNHVIYDVKYVFGPDDSDLRL, from the coding sequence ATGAAATTAGAAAGTTTAAATATTGGTATTATTGGTCTAGGTTATGTGGGACTACCGTTAGCGGTCGAGTTTGGTAAGAGTTTCCCAACAATAGGCTTTGATATTCATAAAACGAGAGTTCAGGCATTAGAAACAGGTATAGACTCAACATTAGAATGTTCGAAAGAAGAGTTAATGAGTGCAAAAAAATTAACTTATACCAGTGAGCTTTCAGATATTCAGCAATGTAACTTTTATATCGTCACGGTACCAACGCCTATCGATGATAATAACGCCCCAGACTTAACTCCTTTAATTAAAGCATCGGAATCGCTCGGTAAGGTTATAAGCGCTGGTGATGTTGTTGTATTTGAATCAACTGTCTACCCCGGTGCGACGGAAGAAGTATGTATCCCTATTATTGAAAAAATATCAGGCCTTGTTTTTAATCAAGATTTTTTTGCCGGTTATAGCCCTGAGCGAATTAATCCAGGTGATAAAGTTAATCGTCTGACCACAATAACGAAAATCACATCGGGCTCTACTGCTGAAGTCGCAGATTTTGTTGATTCTGTTTATGCTTCTATCGTAACTGCAGGTACGCATAAAGCATCATCGATTCGCGTTGCTGAGGCTGCAAAGGTTATTGAAAATACTCAACGAGATTTGAATATAGCAATCATTAATGAGTTTGCTAAAATCTTTAATAAGCTAAATATTGATACAGAAGAAGTGTTAAAAGCGGCAGGAACCAAATGGAACTTCTTACCATTTAAACCAGGTTTGGTTGGGGGGCACTGTATCAGCGTGGATCCATATTATTTAACTCACAAAGCGCAAGAGGTTGGGTATCGCCCAGAGGTTATTTTAGCAGGACGTCGTATCAATGATGGCATGGGAAGTTATGTAGCGACACAAATGGTGAAAAAGCTGGCCAGTAAGAAAATACATATTGATGAAGCAAAAGTTCTGGTGCTTGGTTTTACCTTTAAAGGTGATTGCCCAGATGTTCGTAATACCAAAATCATTGATGCAATTAATGAATTGAAAAGCTTTAACATCAATATTGATGTGTACGATTCTTGGGCAAATCCAGAGGAAGTCAAACATGAATATGGTATTTCGTTAAAATCAGAATTGGAATTAGACTCTTATGATGGTGTAATTCTAGCGGTTGATCATAGTGAATTTAAAACGATGGGAATTGAGGCCGTACGTAAGCTAGGTAAAAAAAATCACGTTATCTACGATGTTAAATATGTATTCGGTCCGGATGATAGCGACCTTAGATTGTAA
- a CDS encoding LPS O-antigen chain length determinant protein WzzB, whose amino-acid sequence MSISGVHVTQAQSPQPHSSEQAPLPPHYYYQQPQDDEIDLRELFAALWQGKWTIIACTALCTILAIAYALLAQEKWTSTAVIAKPQPSKLSEYQTQVSEYQPIFDVYQQDGTVLVSHKLDDFSQPQTLFDIFMQEFDARSNKKRYLEHSRLFKMALADLKTDKGSELTSDDTAKLYSEWYKKLSSKLVDSKQTKGPYILTAESITAEDSFEFLKGYVDSINKRSQKIALDNLRSAVSAKKNELLQQRNILTDQAENRLQVEKETTQYALDIAKSAGVKTPVQNLGANEVFAIYLGANALAAKITALNQLKNLSIIEPRLQQTAAKLSLLTHLNIDNNVKFEVKQYLEEPEKPINRTAPKRSLIAVLGLLLGGMIGIGVVFIRFSFKKN is encoded by the coding sequence GTGTCAATTTCAGGAGTTCATGTGACCCAAGCACAATCCCCACAACCGCATTCATCCGAGCAAGCCCCGTTGCCTCCACACTACTACTATCAACAACCTCAAGATGATGAAATTGATCTTAGGGAATTGTTTGCTGCACTGTGGCAAGGTAAATGGACGATTATTGCTTGCACCGCACTGTGTACCATACTGGCCATCGCTTATGCATTATTAGCGCAAGAAAAATGGACATCAACAGCGGTTATCGCAAAGCCACAACCAAGTAAACTTTCAGAATATCAAACTCAGGTTAGCGAATATCAACCGATCTTTGACGTATACCAACAAGATGGTACAGTCTTAGTCAGTCACAAACTCGATGATTTTAGTCAGCCTCAAACTTTGTTCGATATATTTATGCAAGAGTTTGATGCGCGTAGTAATAAAAAGAGATATTTAGAACATTCACGCTTATTCAAGATGGCGTTAGCAGATTTAAAAACAGATAAAGGTTCGGAGTTAACAAGTGATGATACCGCTAAATTATACTCTGAATGGTATAAAAAATTATCGTCAAAGCTTGTGGATTCGAAGCAGACGAAAGGCCCTTATATATTAACAGCTGAGTCGATTACCGCAGAAGACAGTTTTGAGTTTTTAAAAGGCTATGTCGATTCAATTAATAAGCGATCTCAGAAGATTGCGTTAGATAACTTACGCTCTGCAGTTAGCGCTAAGAAAAATGAATTATTGCAACAACGTAATATTTTAACCGACCAAGCAGAGAATCGCTTACAAGTAGAAAAAGAAACCACCCAATACGCACTCGATATTGCCAAATCAGCTGGCGTGAAAACACCAGTACAAAACCTAGGCGCTAATGAAGTGTTTGCCATTTACTTAGGCGCCAATGCGTTAGCAGCCAAAATCACCGCGCTTAATCAACTTAAGAACTTAAGTATTATAGAACCTCGCCTACAACAAACCGCGGCTAAGTTATCATTACTGACTCATCTTAATATTGATAACAACGTAAAATTTGAGGTTAAGCAGTACTTAGAAGAACCGGAGAAACCAATTAATCGAACCGCACCTAAGCGATCTTTGATTGCAGTTTTAGGGTTGTTGTTAGGTGGGATGATTGGTATTGGTGTTGTATTTATAAGATTTTCCTTTAAAAAAAATTAA
- a CDS encoding glycosyltransferase: protein MNSKKILYLTSSYPYGVGESFIQPELDYFHEEKGFDIIVSPMKISGELRDNSNKYNVKPILKCNQDVFFYALLSFFSSFFWLELYNIPWKKKIFLLKPLLVKSAHIIKLKSKIRQICKEHEVSIVYTFWNDVQSYACSMLKKEGLNINLISRVHGFDLYKEVQNKQQMLFKWQFKNYVDEYICLSIKACKYLIEEYDIEQRKIKIIPLGINIMDDRCSFIIDENVVKLVSCSFCTKNKNLDKILKICQKLADFYNDKEVYWYHIGNGPEYENIKNLMHFNEVKNLKCNALGYMTTIEIMELYKSQQFNLFINASKSEGLPVSIMESMSCGIPVAASDVGGISEMLSDTGSITFDPNSNEFEFLIKNISRDIMFNESIRQNVYRKARNSYCSRKNTEKLISLIKGIAL from the coding sequence ATGAACTCTAAGAAAATATTATATCTTACGAGTTCGTATCCTTATGGAGTTGGTGAGTCATTTATTCAGCCTGAATTAGATTATTTTCATGAGGAGAAGGGCTTCGATATCATCGTATCACCTATGAAAATTTCAGGAGAGTTAAGGGATAATTCAAATAAATATAATGTTAAGCCTATTTTAAAGTGTAATCAGGATGTTTTTTTTTATGCTTTATTGTCATTTTTTAGTTCATTTTTTTGGTTGGAATTATATAACATTCCATGGAAGAAAAAGATATTTTTACTTAAACCATTATTAGTTAAATCAGCCCATATAATAAAGTTAAAGAGTAAAATTAGACAGATCTGCAAGGAACATGAAGTTTCTATTGTGTATACTTTCTGGAATGATGTTCAATCTTATGCGTGTTCAATGTTGAAGAAGGAAGGTCTAAATATAAATTTAATTTCAAGGGTGCATGGTTTTGATTTATATAAAGAAGTTCAAAATAAACAACAGATGTTGTTTAAATGGCAATTTAAAAACTATGTAGATGAATATATATGTTTGTCAATTAAAGCATGTAAATATTTAATTGAAGAGTATGATATTGAACAACGAAAAATTAAAATAATACCATTAGGTATCAATATCATGGATGATCGATGTTCTTTTATAATAGATGAAAATGTTGTAAAATTAGTATCTTGTTCGTTTTGTACGAAAAATAAGAACCTTGATAAGATCCTTAAAATATGTCAAAAGCTAGCTGATTTTTATAATGATAAAGAAGTTTACTGGTATCATATAGGCAATGGCCCTGAATATGAAAATATAAAAAATCTAATGCACTTTAATGAAGTGAAGAATTTAAAGTGTAATGCTCTAGGATATATGACTACAATTGAAATAATGGAATTATATAAATCTCAACAGTTTAACTTGTTTATAAATGCAAGTAAGTCTGAGGGGTTGCCGGTATCAATTATGGAATCGATGAGTTGCGGCATTCCTGTAGCTGCTTCAGATGTAGGAGGCATATCAGAAATGCTTTCTGATACAGGATCAATTACATTTGATCCGAACTCAAATGAATTTGAGTTTTTAATAAAAAATATATCTAGAGACATTATGTTTAATGAGTCTATAAGGCAAAACGTGTATAGGAAGGCGAGAAATTCATACTGCTCTAGAAAAAACACCGAAAAATTGATTTCCTTGATTAAAGGAATAGCATTGTGA